A single region of the Armatimonadota bacterium genome encodes:
- the iscS gene encoding cysteine desulfurase IscS, whose protein sequence is MGKISCRTGIMRTVRQMHTIYLDHAATTPIAPEVRETVAQAMEECWGNPSSLHLFGRKARDLLDEARVTVAGALGCLDAEIFFTSSGTESDNMAIFGAARVAPLHRRHLVTTAIEHHAVLHACQRLQQEGWDVTYLPVDHYGMVDPDNVRRAIREDTWLVSVMHANNEVGTVQPVREIAAICRERGIWLHCDAVQTFGLIDLKVDDLGVDMLSVSAHKIYGPKGAGALYLRGGVKIAPLLVGGAQEREMRAGTENVPAIAGFAKAVELSQTRYLSASERIWQLRERLRTLLQERIPDMQVNGHPQHHHPGILSVTLEGVSAESLLIALDRRGIAASAGAACSAGSIEPSHVLLALGMSEERAMSTIRLSVGRGNTPEEIDLAAEVIAQEVRRLRCTQDNPPSLEPHPVVGSR, encoded by the coding sequence ATGGGCAAGATTTCCTGCCGTACGGGTATAATGCGCACGGTGAGGCAGATGCACACTATCTATTTAGACCATGCGGCGACCACGCCCATCGCTCCCGAGGTGCGCGAGACAGTCGCGCAGGCGATGGAGGAGTGCTGGGGCAACCCGTCCAGCCTGCACCTGTTCGGCAGGAAGGCACGAGACCTGCTGGACGAGGCGCGGGTGACCGTCGCCGGTGCGCTGGGCTGCCTCGATGCGGAGATATTCTTCACCTCCAGCGGCACCGAGTCGGACAACATGGCGATATTCGGCGCGGCGCGAGTGGCTCCTCTCCACAGGAGGCATCTCGTCACTACGGCAATAGAACATCACGCGGTGCTACACGCCTGCCAGCGTCTGCAGCAGGAGGGGTGGGATGTCACGTATTTGCCCGTAGACCACTACGGCATGGTAGACCCCGACAACGTGCGCCGTGCTATCCGCGAGGATACGTGGCTGGTGAGCGTCATGCACGCTAACAACGAAGTCGGCACGGTGCAACCTGTGCGCGAGATCGCCGCCATCTGCCGCGAGCGAGGGATATGGCTTCACTGTGATGCGGTGCAGACCTTCGGGTTAATAGACCTCAAGGTGGACGACCTGGGCGTGGATATGCTCTCGGTGTCGGCGCACAAGATATATGGACCGAAAGGCGCGGGTGCGCTGTATCTGCGCGGCGGGGTGAAGATTGCGCCGTTGCTGGTGGGCGGAGCGCAGGAACGCGAGATGCGAGCAGGCACCGAAAACGTCCCTGCCATCGCCGGTTTCGCGAAGGCGGTGGAGCTGAGTCAGACCCGTTATCTCTCCGCTAGCGAGCGGATATGGCAACTGCGCGAGCGGCTCCGCACGCTCCTGCAGGAGCGGATCCCCGACATGCAGGTCAACGGACACCCTCAGCACCACCATCCGGGCATCCTCAGCGTCACTTTGGAGGGCGTCTCGGCGGAGAGTCTGCTGATTGCATTAGACCGGCGGGGGATCGCCGCTTCGGCAGGAGCAGCGTGCAGCGCAGGTTCTATCGAACCCTCGCATGTGCTGCTGGCGCTAGGCATGAGTGAAGAGCGGGCGATGAGCACCATCCGCCTGAGCGTGGGCAGGGGCAACACGCCAGAGGAGATAGACCTCGCGGCGGAGGTGATTGCGCAGGAAGTGAGAAGACTACGTTGCACACAGGATAATCCGCCATCTCTCGAACCCCACCCCGTCGTGGGGTCCAGGTAA
- a CDS encoding adenylate cyclase, translating to MGFIYKKIRFPSDRSMGDLLIEASDVQPDTRAMPQVVMARGEILVRNDERTTLLVADEAVHDLSPLASLAPDDLNNLHLAETGVEDSQLAHVQHLAGIDGWLNLHKTRITSSGLSHLSTLTNLRELMLSETFIDSEGLVAISSLKALRILDMRSTSIGDAGIQYLSRLDNLHTLSLAQTSVGDRGTEPLAHLGNLRHLDISQTLITDKSMPTITRLGGLRVLSLSENTITDAGLEHIPRCFGLLELDLTGTRITDTGVYYIAQLPHLRELILDYTRVTNAGVRMLIHLPIERLSIRGTAIDDGCVDSLLQMSMLRKLELDDTHITDQAIGALYELPLVELGLRNTDISDDSVTFISQMSLLQRINLWGTKVSVSGARRLRATLRTARVLHHAG from the coding sequence ATGGGGTTTATATACAAAAAGATCAGATTTCCTAGCGATCGCTCTATGGGTGATCTACTCATCGAAGCCTCGGACGTGCAACCTGACACCAGAGCGATGCCACAAGTTGTGATGGCAAGGGGAGAGATCCTTGTTCGCAATGACGAGAGAACGACTTTGTTGGTTGCCGACGAAGCAGTACACGATCTTTCTCCTCTAGCATCCCTCGCCCCGGACGATCTGAATAATCTCCATTTGGCTGAAACGGGGGTTGAAGATAGCCAATTGGCACACGTCCAGCACCTCGCTGGGATAGACGGTTGGTTGAACCTGCATAAAACCCGCATCACAAGCAGTGGTTTGTCCCATTTGTCCACATTAACCAACTTGCGCGAGCTGATGCTCTCCGAAACGTTCATCGATTCGGAGGGATTGGTTGCTATATCCTCTCTGAAAGCTCTCCGAATCTTGGACATGCGGAGCACCTCCATAGGCGACGCAGGCATCCAATACCTTTCTAGGCTAGACAACCTGCATACTCTCAGCCTTGCCCAAACTTCTGTTGGTGACAGGGGCACAGAACCATTAGCTCACCTGGGTAACCTGCGTCATCTTGATATCTCCCAAACACTTATAACAGACAAATCTATGCCGACTATTACGAGATTGGGTGGATTGCGAGTTCTTTCTCTTTCAGAGAACACCATTACGGATGCAGGTCTGGAACACATTCCCCGTTGCTTTGGACTACTAGAGCTAGATCTGACAGGAACACGGATAACCGATACTGGTGTGTACTATATTGCGCAGCTGCCTCATTTGCGCGAATTGATCCTGGACTATACACGGGTGACCAATGCGGGTGTCCGAATGCTGATTCATTTGCCGATTGAGCGACTGTCAATAAGAGGCACTGCTATAGACGATGGTTGCGTCGACAGTTTGCTTCAGATGAGCATGTTGCGAAAGTTGGAGTTAGACGACACTCACATAACGGACCAGGCTATCGGGGCGCTGTATGAACTACCCTTAGTGGAACTGGGTTTGCGTAATACAGATATTTCCGATGACAGTGTGACTTTCATATCCCAAATGAGTCTCCTACAACGTATCAATCTATGGGGCACGAAGGTGAGTGTGTCTGGTGCACGCAGGCTGCGTGCTACTTTACGCACAGCGCGAGTGCTGCACCATGCAGGCTAA
- the sgaU gene encoding hexulose-6-phosphate isomerase encodes MEIGVINSLSNGGRCLEHVAQFGLKVCQLACWDPSLATREVAQTVVEESAKTGVRVCAVWAGWSGPAEWNFTRGPVTLGLVPREYRAQRVEELKRWAEFASWMGVPAIITHCGFIPENMTDPEYPPVVEAIREVAQYCQQLGIGFWFETGQETPVVLLRTIQRVGTDNLGINLDPANLILYGKGNPIDALDVIGKWVRNVHVKDGLYPTDGDHLGHEVPVGQGKVRFPEFLKRLKEIGFDGELIIEREISGEQQIRDIRQAVQDLQRWLSEI; translated from the coding sequence ATGGAGATTGGTGTCATCAACAGCCTCAGCAACGGTGGCAGGTGCCTGGAGCATGTGGCTCAGTTTGGGCTGAAAGTGTGTCAGCTCGCCTGCTGGGACCCTTCGCTCGCCACGCGCGAGGTAGCGCAGACGGTGGTGGAGGAATCGGCGAAGACGGGCGTTCGGGTGTGCGCGGTGTGGGCAGGCTGGAGCGGTCCCGCCGAGTGGAACTTCACGCGCGGACCGGTGACGTTGGGACTGGTTCCGCGTGAGTACCGCGCGCAGCGGGTGGAGGAGTTGAAACGATGGGCGGAGTTTGCCTCGTGGATGGGCGTGCCGGCGATTATCACCCACTGTGGTTTCATCCCGGAAAACATGACCGACCCCGAGTATCCGCCGGTAGTGGAGGCGATCCGCGAGGTGGCGCAATACTGCCAGCAGCTGGGTATCGGATTCTGGTTTGAGACCGGACAGGAGACGCCAGTGGTGTTGCTGCGTACCATCCAGCGTGTGGGTACGGACAATTTAGGCATCAACCTGGACCCGGCAAACCTGATTCTGTACGGCAAGGGCAACCCGATAGACGCCCTGGATGTCATCGGCAAGTGGGTGCGCAATGTGCATGTGAAGGACGGGCTATACCCCACCGACGGTGACCATTTAGGTCATGAGGTGCCAGTGGGGCAGGGTAAGGTGCGCTTCCCGGAGTTCCTGAAGCGGCTGAAGGAGATAGGCTTCGACGGCGAGCTCATTATCGAGCGCGAAATCAGCGGCGAGCAACAGATTCGCGACATCCGACAGGCAGTGCAGGATTTGCAGAGATGGTTGAGTGAGATTTAA